In Streptococcus parasuis, the following proteins share a genomic window:
- a CDS encoding phosphatidate cytidylyltransferase: MTNDLQKRVIFGAIALAIFTPFLLAGGMAFQFFVGLLAMIATAELIKMHRLAPNSIEGVLAMLASLVLTLPLQNYLTFLPTDGNYTAYAIVVFLLLGATVFNIGRYNYSDVVFPIASSFYVGIGFHSLVLARMDGLDKVFFALCLVWATDIGAYMIGRQFGRRKLLPKVSPNKTVEGFVGGILSAVVVAIIFLIIDKSLLAGYSIGMMLLLVVIFSIFSQFGDLVESAIKRHFGVKDSGKIIPGHGGILDRFDGMIFVFPIMHFFGLF; this comes from the coding sequence ATGACAAATGATTTACAGAAACGAGTGATATTTGGTGCAATTGCTTTAGCTATTTTCACTCCCTTCTTGCTAGCTGGAGGCATGGCCTTTCAATTTTTTGTCGGTTTATTAGCAATGATTGCGACAGCTGAGCTGATTAAGATGCATCGTCTAGCACCGAATTCAATTGAAGGTGTTTTAGCCATGTTGGCAAGTCTAGTATTGACGCTTCCGTTACAGAATTATCTAACATTCTTGCCGACAGATGGGAACTATACAGCATATGCGATTGTAGTCTTCCTTCTTCTTGGGGCTACAGTTTTCAATATTGGACGATACAATTATTCAGACGTAGTCTTTCCAATTGCATCAAGTTTCTATGTAGGAATTGGTTTCCATAGCTTGGTATTGGCTCGAATGGATGGTCTAGATAAGGTCTTTTTTGCTCTCTGTTTGGTTTGGGCTACGGATATAGGCGCTTACATGATTGGACGCCAGTTTGGACGCAGAAAACTATTACCAAAGGTTTCACCGAATAAAACAGTTGAAGGCTTTGTAGGTGGTATTCTTTCTGCGGTGGTAGTTGCTATCATTTTCTTGATTATCGATAAGTCTTTGTTGGCTGGTTATTCCATCGGCATGATGTTGTTGCTAGTTGTGATTTTCTCGATATTCTCACAATTTGGAGATTTAGTTGAAAGTGCTATTAAACGCCATTTTGGTGTAAAGGATTCTGGAAAAATTATTCCAGGACATGGTGGTATATTGGATCGCTTTGATGGTATGATTTTTGTCTTTCCGATTATGCACTTCTTTGGCCTATTTTAA
- the dhaQ gene encoding DhaKLM operon coactivator DhaQ, which produces MVFIRNRQTTIIEEYMDGFCRTNVEVKKVSGFPIVLQKMQDGQSVPIISGGGSGHEPAHVGFVGKGMLTAAVYGEIFMPPTTEEVLAAIRAVDKGKGVFLIVKNFEADLLSFGKAIEMARQEGIAVKYIVSHDDISVDTKNNFRMRHRGLAGTILLHKILGAAALSGYDLNALEQLGLSIATEIATIGFATKSTYLPNAALPLFDLEEGQISFGIGIHGEEGYRTVAFESSEQLANEIVNKLKLKFRWKEGEEYILLVNNLGSMSEIEQGIFLNDICQFLELEGLRISFIKTGKFMTSLDMGGISVTLCRVKDQKWLDFLQAPTTALAW; this is translated from the coding sequence ATGGTATTTATTAGGAATAGACAAACAACGATTATTGAAGAATATATGGATGGTTTTTGTCGGACGAACGTAGAAGTGAAAAAAGTTAGTGGTTTTCCAATTGTGCTTCAGAAAATGCAGGATGGTCAATCGGTCCCGATTATTTCTGGCGGTGGTTCTGGTCATGAACCAGCCCATGTTGGCTTCGTCGGTAAAGGAATGCTGACTGCAGCAGTATATGGAGAAATATTTATGCCCCCAACCACTGAAGAAGTCTTGGCAGCCATTCGTGCAGTAGATAAGGGCAAGGGAGTTTTTCTGATTGTGAAAAACTTTGAGGCGGATCTTCTTTCTTTTGGGAAAGCTATTGAAATGGCTCGACAAGAAGGGATAGCGGTAAAGTATATTGTATCCCACGATGATATTTCTGTTGACACGAAAAACAACTTCCGTATGCGACATAGGGGGCTAGCTGGGACAATTCTATTGCATAAAATTCTAGGGGCAGCAGCTCTTTCTGGGTATGATTTGAATGCATTGGAACAATTGGGGTTGTCCATAGCAACAGAAATTGCAACCATCGGTTTTGCGACCAAGTCGACCTATTTGCCCAATGCCGCCCTGCCTTTGTTTGATTTGGAAGAGGGACAAATATCTTTCGGCATCGGTATCCATGGAGAAGAGGGCTATCGGACGGTTGCATTTGAATCTTCTGAGCAACTAGCGAATGAAATTGTCAATAAATTAAAATTAAAATTCCGTTGGAAGGAGGGCGAGGAGTATATTCTTTTGGTCAATAATCTTGGTTCTATGTCGGAGATTGAGCAAGGAATCTTTTTGAATGACATTTGCCAATTTTTAGAATTAGAAGGTCTAAGAATTTCATTTATTAAAACTGGGAAATTTATGACAAGTCTTGATATGGGAGGAATTTCAGTCACTCTGTGTCGTGTCAAAGACCAAAAGTGGTTGGATTTCTTACAGGCTCCTACAACTGCCTTGGCTTGGTAG
- the dhaM gene encoding dihydroxyacetone kinase phosphoryl donor subunit DhaM, with product MTKVGILLVSHSKNLAQGIIDLVSEVAKDIPITYSGGLEDGSIGTSFEIVQERIEANSADTLLAFFDLGSARMNMELAADFTDKQILIQTVPVVEGCYTAAALLQAGADLETILEQLKELTINK from the coding sequence ATGACAAAGGTTGGTATCTTACTCGTATCCCATTCAAAAAATTTGGCACAAGGAATCATTGACCTCGTATCTGAAGTCGCAAAAGATATTCCCATCACCTATAGTGGCGGACTAGAAGATGGTAGCATCGGTACCAGCTTTGAAATCGTACAAGAGCGAATTGAGGCAAACTCTGCTGATACCCTCCTTGCCTTTTTCGACTTAGGTAGCGCCCGAATGAACATGGAACTTGCTGCCGATTTTACAGACAAACAAATTCTTATTCAAACCGTACCAGTCGTCGAAGGTTGCTATACTGCCGCAGCTCTCTTACAGGCTGGAGCTGACTTGGAGACTATTCTTGAACAATTAAAAGAACTGACAATCAATAAATAG
- a CDS encoding adenylosuccinate synthase, whose amino-acid sequence MTSVVVVGTQWGDEGKGKITDFLSANAEVIARYQGGDNAGHTIVIDGTKYKLHLIPSGIFFPEKISVIGNGVVVNPKSLVKEINYLHDSGVTTDNLRISDRAHVILPYHIKLDQLQEESKGENKIGTTNKGIGPAYMDKAARVGIRIADLLDKDIFAERLRVNLAEKNRLFEKMYESTPIEFDEIFEEYYAYGQEIKKYVTDTSVILNDALDQGKRVLFEGAQGVMLDIDQGTYPFVTSSNPVAGGVTIGSGVGPSKIDKVVGVCKAYTSRVGDGPFPTELHDEIGDRIREIGKEYGTTTGRPRRVGWFDSVVMRHSRRVSGITNLSLNSIDVLSGLETVKICVAYDLDGERIDHYPASLEQLKRCKPIYEEMPGWSEDITGARSLDDLPEAARNYVRRVSELVGVRISTFSVGPGREQTNILESVWSAK is encoded by the coding sequence ATGACATCAGTAGTTGTTGTAGGAACCCAGTGGGGCGATGAAGGTAAGGGTAAAATCACAGACTTTTTATCTGCTAATGCTGAAGTAATTGCGCGTTATCAAGGTGGAGATAATGCTGGGCATACTATCGTTATCGATGGGACTAAGTATAAATTGCACTTGATTCCATCAGGAATCTTCTTCCCAGAAAAGATTTCTGTTATCGGTAATGGTGTGGTTGTCAATCCAAAATCATTGGTGAAGGAAATCAACTATCTCCATGATTCAGGTGTTACAACAGATAACTTGCGGATTTCAGACCGCGCACACGTTATCTTGCCTTACCACATCAAATTGGATCAATTGCAAGAAGAATCAAAAGGTGAAAATAAGATTGGTACAACCAACAAGGGTATCGGCCCTGCGTACATGGACAAGGCTGCGCGTGTTGGTATCCGTATTGCAGATCTGTTGGATAAAGATATTTTCGCAGAGCGTTTGCGAGTAAACTTGGCAGAAAAGAATCGTCTATTTGAAAAAATGTACGAGTCAACACCAATCGAATTTGATGAAATCTTTGAAGAATACTACGCATATGGTCAAGAAATCAAGAAATATGTGACCGATACCTCTGTTATTTTGAATGATGCTCTCGACCAAGGCAAACGTGTCTTGTTTGAAGGGGCGCAAGGGGTTATGTTGGATATTGACCAAGGTACCTACCCATTTGTAACTTCATCAAACCCTGTTGCAGGTGGTGTGACAATCGGTAGTGGTGTCGGCCCAAGCAAGATTGACAAGGTAGTTGGTGTATGTAAGGCCTATACTAGCCGTGTTGGTGACGGACCATTCCCAACTGAATTGCACGATGAAATTGGAGACCGTATCCGCGAAATCGGTAAGGAATACGGTACGACAACTGGCCGTCCTCGCCGTGTCGGTTGGTTTGACTCTGTTGTCATGCGCCATAGCCGTCGTGTATCAGGTATTACAAACTTGTCACTCAATTCTATTGACGTTCTGTCAGGCCTTGAAACAGTGAAAATCTGTGTGGCTTATGATTTGGATGGTGAGCGTATTGACCACTATCCTGCAAGTTTGGAGCAATTGAAGCGTTGTAAACCAATTTATGAAGAGATGCCAGGTTGGTCAGAAGACATTACAGGTGCGCGTAGTTTGGATGACTTGCCAGAGGCAGCACGCAACTATGTTCGACGTGTTAGTGAATTAGTTGGCGTTCGTATTTCAACTTTCTCAGTAGGTCCTGGTCGCGAACAGACTAACATTCTTGAAAGTGTATGGAGTGCAAAATAG
- the dhaL gene encoding dihydroxyacetone kinase subunit DhaL: MDAKQALLWMETFNKKIQENKDYLSELDSPIGDGDHGGNMARGMVAVMQELSEKDYETAGQVFKVVAMQLLSKVGGASGPLYGSAFMGITKASQAGADLADTLQAGLEMIQKRGKAELGEKTMVDVWIPVIAALRESQLTTEIIHKAVQGTKDITATKGRASYVGERSIGHIDPGSFSSGLLFEAMLEVGL; encoded by the coding sequence ATGGATGCAAAACAAGCATTGCTCTGGATGGAGACATTCAACAAGAAAATTCAAGAAAACAAAGATTATTTGAGTGAGCTAGATTCTCCAATCGGAGATGGAGATCACGGGGGCAACATGGCGCGAGGAATGGTTGCGGTCATGCAGGAGCTATCTGAAAAAGACTATGAGACTGCCGGCCAAGTCTTTAAAGTGGTTGCCATGCAACTTCTCAGCAAGGTTGGCGGTGCCTCTGGTCCTCTCTACGGCTCTGCCTTTATGGGTATTACTAAAGCCAGTCAAGCAGGCGCTGATTTGGCAGACACACTTCAAGCAGGTTTGGAGATGATCCAAAAACGCGGCAAGGCTGAATTGGGCGAGAAAACCATGGTAGACGTTTGGATTCCCGTCATTGCTGCCCTAAGAGAAAGCCAGCTGACAACGGAAATTATCCATAAAGCCGTTCAAGGGACAAAGGATATTACTGCAACCAAGGGCCGTGCGTCCTATGTTGGGGAAAGGTCTATTGGACACATTGATCCAGGTTCTTTCTCATCTGGACTTCTCTTTGAAGCCATGTTGGAGGTGGGACTATGA
- the dhaS gene encoding dihydroxyacetone kinase transcriptional activator DhaS translates to MPTSLITKKRIAKAFKKQLSQKSFDKISVVDIMQEAGIRRQTFYNHFLDKYELLDWIFETELQEQVTDNLTYISGLKLLEELLYYIESNQIFYRQLFEIKGQNDFVSYLEGYFMVLMEKIINEYQRQEGKMISQQDKHFLILYHSNAWIGLIKEGLIQSPCQIHSYWKQMVTLVRESFSIL, encoded by the coding sequence ATGCCAACCTCGTTGATTACAAAGAAAAGGATTGCAAAGGCTTTCAAAAAACAGCTATCTCAAAAATCCTTTGATAAAATCTCAGTTGTCGACATCATGCAAGAAGCAGGGATTCGTCGTCAAACCTTTTACAACCATTTTTTAGATAAGTATGAGTTGTTAGACTGGATATTTGAGACAGAATTGCAGGAGCAGGTTACAGATAATCTGACCTATATCAGTGGGTTAAAGCTATTAGAAGAATTATTGTATTATATCGAGAGCAATCAAATCTTTTATCGTCAGCTTTTTGAAATTAAAGGACAAAATGATTTTGTTAGTTATCTGGAAGGCTACTTTATGGTTTTGATGGAGAAAATTATCAACGAGTACCAGCGACAGGAGGGAAAGATGATTTCCCAACAAGATAAGCATTTTTTGATTCTCTATCACTCGAATGCTTGGATAGGTCTGATAAAGGAGGGACTGATTCAGTCCCCTTGTCAAATTCATAGTTATTGGAAGCAAATGGTAACTCTTGTGCGGGAGTCATTTTCAATTTTGTAG
- a CDS encoding MIP/aquaporin family protein, translating into MNLIGELLGTFILVLLGNGVVASCILSKTKAENSGWLTIVLGWGIAVTIAAYVSGVFGPAHLNPAVTIAMASIGSLPWAEVPGFLLAQFAGAMLASIVLYLHFYPHWQETKDSGTILATFSTGPALRHTASNLLGEALGTAVLVIGILAIGPNNVSAGLGPIIVGLIVFAIGFSLGSTTGYAVNPARDLGPRIMHAILPIPNKGDSDWSYSWIPVAGPILGGVAGAILYNLLLNML; encoded by the coding sequence ATGAATCTGATTGGAGAATTACTTGGAACTTTCATACTAGTATTACTTGGAAATGGTGTGGTTGCATCCTGCATCCTCTCAAAAACTAAGGCTGAAAATAGCGGCTGGCTGACCATCGTACTAGGATGGGGCATCGCCGTAACAATCGCTGCCTACGTATCAGGAGTTTTTGGACCTGCCCACCTGAATCCAGCTGTCACTATCGCAATGGCATCTATCGGCTCCCTACCTTGGGCTGAAGTCCCAGGCTTCCTACTCGCTCAATTTGCAGGAGCAATGTTGGCATCCATAGTCCTCTATCTCCATTTCTACCCACATTGGCAGGAAACAAAAGATAGCGGAACAATCCTTGCTACCTTCTCTACTGGACCAGCTCTTCGTCACACTGCTTCAAACTTGCTCGGCGAGGCTCTTGGTACAGCTGTCTTAGTCATAGGAATCCTTGCAATTGGACCTAACAATGTCAGCGCTGGCCTCGGCCCAATCATCGTGGGACTTATCGTATTTGCAATCGGCTTCTCACTAGGATCAACGACAGGCTACGCAGTCAATCCAGCTCGTGACTTAGGTCCTCGTATCATGCACGCTATCCTTCCAATTCCTAACAAGGGAGATTCTGACTGGTCTTATAGCTGGATCCCAGTTGCTGGCCCAATTCTTGGAGGAGTCGCAGGAGCTATCCTCTATAACCTCCTACTAAATATGTTATAA
- a CDS encoding proline--tRNA ligase, translating to MKQSKLIIPTLREMPSDASVISHALMLRAGYVRQISAGIYSYLPLANRVIEKTKKIMREEFDKIDAIEFLAPALLSADIWRESGRYETYGDDLYKLKNREGSDFILGPTHEETVTLLARDAVQSYKQLPLNIYQIQPKYRDEKRPRNGLLRGREFIMKDGYSFHASYESLDQTYDDYKAAYEAIFTRAGLEFKAIIGDGGAMGGKDSQEFMAITPDRTDLNRWVVLDKSVASFEEIPEDVLEAIKAELLAWSVSGEDTIAYSSESGYAANLEMATSEYKPRTAVVAEETLVKVATPDAKTIDEVAAFLNVAEEQTIKTMLFMADGEPVIALLVGNDQVNDVKLKNHLGADFFDVAGPADAEKVFGAGFGSLGPIGLPENIKIIADRKVQDVKNAVVGANEDGFHYTGANAGRDFQVTEYVDIREVKEGELSPDGHGVLNFARGIEIGHIFKLGTRYSDSMNANILDENGRSMPIIMGCYGIGVSRLLSAVLEQHARLFVNKTSKGEYRYAWGINFPKELAPFDVHLIPVNVKDEAAMELTQAIEASLVGAGYEVLTDDRNERVGVKFSDSDLIGLPIRVTVGKKAADGIVEVKIKGTGDTVEVHVDQLLETLQILTKENE from the coding sequence ATGAAACAGTCTAAATTGATTATCCCTACTTTGCGGGAGATGCCTTCGGATGCGTCGGTGATTAGCCACGCTTTGATGTTGCGTGCGGGCTATGTCCGTCAGATTTCTGCTGGTATTTACAGCTATTTGCCATTGGCAAACCGTGTGATTGAAAAAACGAAAAAAATCATGCGTGAGGAGTTTGACAAAATTGATGCTATTGAATTTTTAGCGCCAGCGCTTTTGTCAGCAGATATCTGGCGTGAGTCAGGTCGTTACGAAACATATGGCGATGACCTTTACAAACTCAAAAACCGCGAAGGTTCTGATTTTATCTTGGGACCAACCCACGAAGAAACGGTGACACTTTTAGCGCGTGATGCAGTTCAATCTTATAAGCAGTTGCCGCTTAATATCTATCAAATCCAACCAAAATACCGCGACGAAAAACGTCCTCGTAATGGTCTCCTCCGTGGTCGCGAGTTCATCATGAAAGATGGCTACAGCTTCCACGCTAGCTATGAGAGTCTGGACCAGACCTACGATGACTACAAGGCGGCTTACGAGGCAATCTTCACTCGTGCAGGCTTGGAGTTTAAGGCCATTATCGGTGATGGTGGTGCAATGGGTGGTAAGGATAGTCAAGAATTTATGGCTATCACCCCAGACCGTACCGATCTAAATCGCTGGGTTGTCTTGGATAAATCGGTTGCTTCTTTTGAGGAAATCCCAGAGGATGTCCTTGAAGCGATTAAAGCAGAACTCTTGGCTTGGTCTGTATCTGGTGAAGATACCATCGCTTACTCAAGCGAATCTGGCTACGCTGCCAACTTAGAGATGGCAACGAGTGAGTACAAACCAAGGACAGCTGTGGTTGCTGAAGAGACATTAGTAAAAGTTGCTACACCAGATGCAAAAACAATTGATGAAGTGGCCGCCTTCTTGAATGTTGCGGAAGAGCAAACCATTAAAACCATGCTCTTTATGGCAGATGGGGAGCCTGTTATTGCCCTACTTGTTGGCAACGACCAGGTCAATGATGTTAAGTTGAAAAACCACCTTGGAGCAGATTTCTTTGATGTAGCAGGCCCAGCGGATGCGGAAAAAGTCTTCGGTGCAGGTTTTGGTTCCCTTGGACCAATCGGCTTGCCAGAAAACATCAAGATTATTGCAGACCGCAAGGTTCAAGATGTGAAGAACGCTGTAGTTGGTGCCAACGAAGACGGTTTCCACTACACAGGTGCCAATGCAGGACGTGATTTCCAAGTGACTGAGTATGTGGATATTCGCGAAGTCAAGGAAGGGGAGCTATCACCAGACGGTCACGGGGTTCTCAACTTTGCCCGTGGTATCGAAATCGGTCACATCTTCAAACTCGGTACACGCTATTCAGACAGTATGAATGCCAACATCTTGGATGAGAATGGTCGTTCAATGCCGATTATCATGGGATGCTATGGAATCGGTGTTAGCCGCCTCTTGTCAGCCGTTCTTGAACAACACGCTCGCCTCTTTGTTAATAAGACATCAAAAGGTGAATACCGTTACGCTTGGGGGATCAACTTCCCTAAAGAATTGGCACCGTTTGATGTGCATTTGATTCCAGTTAATGTCAAAGATGAAGCGGCAATGGAATTGACTCAGGCTATCGAAGCAAGTTTGGTTGGTGCAGGATATGAAGTCTTAACTGACGACCGAAATGAGCGTGTCGGCGTGAAGTTCTCTGATAGTGACTTGATTGGCTTGCCAATCCGTGTGACTGTTGGTAAGAAAGCAGCGGATGGCATTGTTGAAGTGAAAATCAAGGGCACAGGTGATACTGTAGAAGTCCATGTGGACCAACTCCTTGAAACCTTGCAAATCCTTACAAAAGAAAATGAATAA
- the yajC gene encoding preprotein translocase subunit YajC yields MEGLFLPLVMVAMIGFMFYSQRKQQKQRQEALNQIKKGDEIVTIGGLYGIVDEIDDKKVVLDIDGIYLTFERGAIRNRVASSNTSTAVVEEVAVETKEATPESAIEE; encoded by the coding sequence ATGGAAGGTTTATTTTTGCCACTTGTCATGGTTGCCATGATTGGCTTTATGTTTTATTCGCAACGTAAACAACAAAAACAACGCCAAGAAGCATTGAACCAAATCAAAAAAGGTGATGAAATTGTGACAATTGGTGGTTTATATGGTATTGTCGACGAAATCGATGATAAAAAGGTTGTTCTTGATATCGATGGTATCTATTTAACATTTGAGCGTGGTGCGATTCGTAATCGTGTCGCTAGTTCTAACACATCAACTGCTGTAGTTGAAGAAGTTGCAGTTGAAACGAAAGAAGCAACCCCAGAATCTGCTATTGAAGAATAA
- a CDS encoding isoprenyl transferase, which translates to MFTFKFKKKESIETAIEVPKHIAVIMDGNGRWAKKRMQPRIMGHKAGMDALQKVTKTASDLGVRVLTVYAFSTENWSRPEKEVKFIMNLPVEFYDKYVPELHANNVKIQMIGDHSKLPQATLNALYKAEQKTKNNTGLILNFALNYGGRDEVTRAVKAIAQDVLDAKFNPGDIDEKLIADYLYTGTLSPTLRDPDLVIRTSGELRLSNFLPWQSAYSELYFTDVAWPDFDGDALKLAIKEYNRRHRRFGGV; encoded by the coding sequence ATGTTTACGTTTAAGTTTAAAAAGAAAGAAAGCATTGAGACGGCAATAGAAGTTCCAAAGCATATTGCGGTCATTATGGATGGTAATGGTCGTTGGGCGAAAAAGCGGATGCAACCCCGTATTATGGGGCACAAAGCAGGTATGGATGCCCTACAAAAAGTTACTAAGACTGCTTCTGACTTGGGTGTTCGAGTATTGACAGTGTATGCATTTTCTACAGAAAACTGGTCTAGACCAGAAAAGGAAGTAAAGTTTATAATGAACCTTCCTGTGGAATTTTATGATAAGTATGTACCTGAACTCCATGCCAATAATGTCAAAATTCAGATGATTGGTGACCATTCCAAACTACCTCAAGCCACCCTTAATGCTCTCTATAAGGCTGAGCAAAAAACGAAGAATAATACAGGACTAATTCTCAACTTCGCTTTGAACTACGGTGGTCGTGATGAAGTGACTCGAGCAGTTAAGGCCATAGCGCAAGATGTCTTGGATGCCAAGTTTAATCCTGGAGATATTGACGAGAAATTAATTGCGGACTACCTCTATACAGGGACCTTATCACCAACGCTACGCGATCCCGATCTAGTTATCCGTACAAGTGGCGAACTCCGTCTCAGCAATTTTCTGCCTTGGCAATCAGCATATAGTGAGTTGTATTTTACAGACGTTGCTTGGCCTGATTTTGATGGAGATGCCCTTAAATTAGCAATTAAAGAGTATAACCGACGTCATAGACGATTTGGTGGTGTATAA
- the rseP gene encoding RIP metalloprotease RseP, whose product MKGILAFIFIFGVIVVVHEFGHFYFAKKAGILVREFAIGMGPKIFAHTGKDGTLYTIRILPLGGYVRMAGWGEDKTEIKTGTPASLSLNETGVVTRINLSGKQLDNLSLPMNVTSFDFEEKLEITGLVLEESKTYKVDHDATIVEEDGTEVRIAPLDVQYQNATVWGRLITNFAGPMNNFILGILVFILLMFMQGGVADSSSNAVSITDGGALQAAGLVTGDKILSVNGDATDSYTEVATIISRAAADATTAPSFDLVVEHDGATKNVTVTAEKVDGTYRIGISPILKTGFVDKIVGGFQEAGATALLIVTALKNLIANFDVKQLGGPVAIYKVSAQAAEFGLASVLGLMAMLSINLGIFNLIPIPALDGGKIVMNILEAIRRKPLKPETESYITLAGVAVMVVLMIVVTWNDIIRVFF is encoded by the coding sequence ATGAAGGGAATTTTAGCATTTATTTTTATTTTTGGTGTCATTGTAGTTGTCCATGAATTTGGTCACTTCTACTTTGCTAAGAAAGCGGGAATCCTTGTAAGGGAATTTGCGATTGGTATGGGGCCAAAGATTTTCGCTCATACAGGTAAGGATGGGACGCTTTACACGATTCGTATTCTTCCACTTGGTGGTTATGTTCGAATGGCCGGTTGGGGCGAGGATAAGACAGAGATTAAGACAGGGACTCCTGCTAGCCTCAGCTTGAATGAAACTGGTGTTGTGACGCGGATAAATTTATCTGGAAAACAGCTAGATAACCTTAGCTTACCGATGAATGTGACTAGTTTTGATTTCGAAGAAAAATTAGAAATCACAGGCTTGGTCTTGGAAGAAAGCAAGACTTATAAAGTTGATCACGATGCAACGATTGTCGAGGAAGATGGCACTGAAGTTCGAATTGCTCCGCTGGATGTTCAATACCAAAATGCGACAGTCTGGGGGCGCTTGATCACCAACTTTGCTGGGCCGATGAATAACTTCATTTTGGGCATCTTAGTTTTTATTCTTTTGATGTTTATGCAAGGTGGGGTCGCCGATTCGTCAAGTAATGCAGTTAGTATTACTGATGGTGGTGCCTTACAAGCAGCTGGACTTGTGACTGGTGATAAAATTTTATCTGTCAATGGTGATGCAACAGACAGCTACACAGAAGTCGCGACGATCATTAGCAGGGCGGCGGCAGATGCAACAACTGCTCCAAGCTTTGATTTGGTTGTGGAACATGATGGAGCAACCAAAAATGTGACCGTTACTGCGGAGAAAGTGGATGGAACCTATCGAATTGGGATTTCACCAATCTTGAAGACGGGATTCGTTGATAAAATAGTCGGTGGTTTCCAAGAAGCAGGTGCGACGGCACTCTTGATTGTAACAGCTTTGAAAAATCTAATTGCAAACTTTGATGTGAAACAATTGGGTGGTCCTGTAGCCATCTATAAAGTTAGTGCCCAAGCTGCTGAATTTGGTTTGGCATCTGTATTGGGGCTAATGGCCATGCTTTCCATTAACCTTGGAATATTTAATTTGATTCCAATTCCAGCCTTAGATGGTGGTAAAATTGTGATGAACATTCTGGAAGCAATACGCAGAAAACCATTAAAGCCAGAAACAGAATCTTATATTACCCTAGCGGGTGTGGCCGTAATGGTAGTTCTTATGATAGTAGTCACATGGAATGACATTATACGTGTTTTCTTCTAG
- the dhaK gene encoding dihydroxyacetone kinase subunit DhaK, producing the protein MKKIINQPEHVVDEMLKGLVFMHQDLVDRIDGFDVIIRKAEKTGKVGIISGGGSGHEPSHAGFVGKGMLAAAVCGAVFTSPTPDQILEAIKAADEGAGVFMVIKNYSGDIMNFEMAQELAEMEGIEVDSVVVDDDIAVENSLYTQGRRGVAGTILVHKILGHAAETGKSLAEIKELADRLVPQIKTIGLALSGATVPEVGKPGFVLEEDEFEYGVGIHGEPGYKKEKLQPSAKLAEELVDKLAEGFGIQEGEHYGILINGLGATPLMEQYVFANNVAQLLAKKGVVVDYKKIGNYMTSIDMAGLSLTLIKLEDPSWIDALQAPVEVVAW; encoded by the coding sequence ATGAAAAAAATTATCAATCAACCTGAACATGTCGTTGATGAAATGCTAAAAGGACTTGTCTTTATGCACCAAGATCTTGTCGATCGTATCGATGGATTTGATGTGATTATCCGCAAGGCTGAAAAAACTGGTAAAGTCGGCATCATCTCAGGAGGTGGCTCTGGTCACGAACCTTCTCATGCAGGCTTTGTTGGCAAGGGCATGTTGGCCGCTGCTGTATGTGGCGCAGTATTTACCTCACCAACCCCAGACCAAATCTTGGAAGCCATCAAGGCTGCTGACGAGGGAGCTGGCGTCTTTATGGTCATCAAAAACTACTCTGGCGACATCATGAACTTTGAGATGGCGCAAGAATTGGCGGAAATGGAGGGCATTGAAGTGGACAGTGTCGTTGTGGACGATGACATCGCTGTGGAAAACAGCCTCTACACCCAAGGACGTCGTGGTGTAGCAGGTACCATCCTTGTCCACAAGATTCTCGGTCACGCTGCAGAAACAGGCAAATCTCTAGCTGAGATTAAGGAACTGGCTGACCGTCTCGTCCCACAAATCAAGACTATCGGCTTAGCCCTATCAGGTGCTACGGTACCAGAAGTGGGCAAACCAGGCTTCGTCCTTGAAGAGGATGAATTTGAATACGGTGTCGGTATCCATGGCGAACCTGGCTATAAGAAAGAAAAACTCCAACCATCTGCAAAATTGGCAGAAGAATTAGTTGACAAATTGGCTGAAGGCTTTGGCATCCAAGAAGGTGAACATTACGGTATCTTGATTAACGGTCTTGGCGCAACCCCTCTGATGGAACAATATGTCTTTGCCAACAACGTTGCTCAATTGCTGGCTAAAAAAGGCGTGGTCGTTGACTACAAGAAAATCGGTAACTACATGACATCGATTGATATGGCTGGACTCTCATTGACCTTAATCAAACTAGAAGACCCAAGCTGGATTGACGCTTTGCAGGCCCCTGTTGAAGTGGTAGCTTGGTAG